TTTCATTTTCAAAAACCATTCTTCAAGTTGTGGCGTTGCATTCGGACGATCCCATTCAATTAAAGTGTTATCTAAATCAGTAATAACACCTTTAATTCCACGTTTCTTCAAATCTTCTGGTTGAACGTGATATACATTTTTCACATATTCATTTGGTAAAAATAGTTTCAATTTCTTTCACCTCTTTGAGGAGTTTTCATAAAAATTTTTCGACAACATATTTCGATATATGGCCTGTGGATAAAATTGTACACATTTTCCACATTAATATTTCAGTTGATTTGGAATTTACTAACAATCTATACACATTTTATCCACCTAGGTTTGTGGATAACCACTCGTTTGTGACTGTCATATTTTTTTGGTACATTAAATGCAACAACGAATCAATCCTTATATTATTAGGAGGTGACTCACCTTGAAAACAAAACATATGGAACAGTTATCTACTGAGTCTTATTATAAAGCAAAAGAACTAAAATTAAATCCCGACTTCATTTTACTTATAAAACAAGAAATTATTAGACGCTCATTAGAGGACAAGCTTGTCAAATCGTCTTGATTACATATAAAGAGGAATTTTAATTAACTAACTTGTAAAAAGAGCCATCCTGCGATGGCTCTCGAATAAACAAATACTCCCATCTAGGGAATTTCATCATTACGCATCTTTGTCCATAAATCTTGCTTACAGTTATAAAATCTTTTTTACTTATGAGCCAATCGAGTAGCAATTTTTTCACCAAGGCGAAGCTCTTGTCCACTCTTCAATTCTTGCACTACTTCTATCATATCTTTTTCAAACAATAACACAACTGTTGAACCGAATGTAAAGTATGCCATTTCTTCACCTTTTTGAACAGTGTCTCTTTCATGCAGCAGCTCAATACTATTTACAAACATAGCTCCTACTTTTACAAGCGCCATATGTTCACCGTCACTATTCACTTCTGTAACGGAGCGATAGTTTTTTGACAATGGTTCTTTCCCGTATTCCATACCAGCTGCATTTACCGGATATGATTTTCTACCGAGTACAAATCTTT
This genomic window from Bacillus anthracis str. Vollum contains:
- the sda gene encoding sporulation histidine kinase inhibitor Sda, whose translation is MKTKHMEQLSTESYYKAKELKLNPDFILLIKQEIIRRSLEDKLVKSS